One Chloroflexota bacterium DNA window includes the following coding sequences:
- a CDS encoding heavy metal-responsive transcriptional regulator, which produces MQIGQVARRCGVSVQTVRLYERMGLIETAQRRESGYRDYSNTVVARILAIKQGQALGFSLREMGMFLQLSPQNTEQALIQQFVDQKVQQIDQTVQQFQRLRQALHEFAARSADDPRECPVIHALAEMACTQGVSDA; this is translated from the coding sequence ATGCAAATTGGTCAAGTAGCTCGCCGTTGTGGCGTGAGTGTGCAAACGGTGCGCTTATATGAACGAATGGGCTTGATCGAAACCGCCCAACGCCGTGAATCAGGCTATCGCGATTATTCAAACACGGTAGTTGCGCGAATTTTAGCAATCAAGCAAGGTCAAGCATTGGGCTTTAGCTTGCGCGAAATGGGCATGTTTCTACAACTCAGCCCGCAAAATACCGAGCAAGCCTTGATTCAGCAATTTGTTGATCAAAAAGTCCAGCAGATTGACCAAACGGTTCAACAGTTTCAGCGTTTGCGCCAAGCCTTGCATGAATTTGCCGCTCGTTCCGCTGATGATCCGCGTGAATGCCCCGTTATTCACGCTTTGGCCGAGATGGCCTGTACACAAGGAGTTTCTGATGCTTAG
- a CDS encoding NAD(P)-binding domain-containing protein yields the protein MTESIGILGTGEMGGSLARAFSRAGYPVLLGSRDAARAAERATALAVAGGGVIQPGDYATTIQSTSILILALGFSDAFTLLPTIGTALNGKLVVDISTPWGDEIADRSAAERLADQLPATAQLVGAWKTTFAATLDGSHEPQHDVFVSGDQAAAKQRISGLIQQLGFRAVDCGNLATARVLEGMVRLMGPIARSLAPTERHGSPAWKFLP from the coding sequence ATGACTGAATCAATTGGGATTCTTGGCACGGGTGAGATGGGGGGCAGTTTGGCGCGGGCCTTCAGTCGCGCAGGCTATCCAGTTTTGCTCGGCTCGCGTGATGCTGCGCGGGCAGCGGAACGGGCTACCGCGCTTGCCGTTGCTGGTGGGGGAGTGATTCAGCCTGGTGACTATGCGACGACGATCCAATCAACTTCGATCCTGATTCTCGCGCTGGGCTTTTCTGATGCTTTTACCTTGCTCCCAACAATCGGAACTGCCTTGAACGGCAAATTGGTGGTGGATATTAGTACGCCATGGGGCGATGAAATTGCCGACCGCTCCGCCGCCGAACGTTTAGCAGATCAGCTTCCTGCCACGGCGCAGCTTGTTGGTGCGTGGAAAACAACCTTTGCGGCGACACTTGACGGATCACACGAGCCGCAGCACGATGTGTTTGTATCGGGGGATCAGGCAGCGGCCAAACAGCGGATAAGTGGTTTAATTCAGCAATTAGGGTTTCGGGCGGTAGATTGTGGAAACTTGGCGACTGCCCGAGTGCTGGAGGGGATGGTGCGATTGATGGGACCAATCGCACGGTCGCTTGCACCCACCGAGCGCCATGGCTCACCTGCATGGAAGTTTTTGCCTTAG